A window of the Hordeum vulgare subsp. vulgare chromosome 5H, MorexV3_pseudomolecules_assembly, whole genome shotgun sequence genome harbors these coding sequences:
- the LOC123398459 gene encoding zinc finger protein 1 — translation MSSSAMEALHALIPEQQQQRQDWEAVSGATSGEESGHVLQGWAKRKRSRRHRSEEENLALCLLMLSRGGGGGGKQRVQAPQPESFAAPAVAEFKCSVCGRSFGSYQALGGHKTSHRVKLPSPPADAAAAPLVSLPAVAAVLPSAEPATSSTAASSDGATNRVHRCSICQKEFPTGQALGGHKRKHYDGGVGGVAASSTELLAAAAAESEVGSTGNGSSAARAFDLNIPAVPEFVWRPCAKGKMMWEDDEEVQSPLAFKKPRLLTA, via the coding sequence ATGTCGTCGTCCGCCATGGAAGCGCTCCACGCCCTGAtcccggagcagcagcagcagcgccagGACTGGGAGGCGGTCAGCGGCGCCACCAGCGGCGAGGAGAGCGGCCACGTGCTGCAGGGATGGGCCAAGAGGAAGCGATCGCGCCGCCACCGCTCTGAGGAGGAGAACCTCGCGCTCTGCCTCCTCATGCTctcccgtggcggcggcggcggtggcaagCAGCGTGTTCAGGCACCGCAGCCCGAGTCGTTCGCTGCGCCGGCGGTCGCTGAGTTCAAGTGCTCCGTCTGCGGCAGGTCTTTCGGCTCCTACCAGGCGCTCGGTGGCCACAAGACGAGCCACCGGGTGAAGCTGCCGTCTCCTCCCGCTGATGCCGCCGCCGCTCCGCTCGTGTCCCTCCCGGCCGTCGCCGCCGTCCTGCCCTCCGCCGAGCCGGCCACGTCGTCCACCGCGGCGTCCTCCGACGGCGCGACCAACAGGGTCCACAGGTGCTCCATCTGCCAAAAGGAGTTCCCAACCGGGCAGGCGCTGGGCGGGCACAAGAGGAAGCACTACGACGGCGGCGTGGGCGGCGTCGCCGCCTCGTCCACCGAGCTCCTGGCCGCCGCGGCCGCCGAGTCCGAGGTGGGGAGCACCGGCAACGGGAGCTCCGCCGCCCGGGCCTTCGACCTGAACATCCCGGCCGTGCCGGAGTTCGTGTGGAGGCCGTGCGccaagggcaagatgatgtgggaggacgacgaggaggtgcAGAGCCCTCTCGCCTTCAAGAAGCCTCGGCTTCTCACCGCGTGA